The genomic segment AACAAAGTAATGCATCATAGCcaagtggaaagaaaagtgtacatattttaaatctgaaaagtgtggtgtacatttgtatttaaatgtaCTTTGGACGCATGTCTCGATAGGCTTTGTACTTCTAGAAACTAATTTTTCTGCTTAAGTTTCTTAAGTCAGAAAATTgtctgcatttagctccattcatcatCCCCTCAAATTAGACCAGGTTCTGCGTCCCCACTGAAAAATCCCTACCCACAAAATGTCGCTGCCGGGAGTGGGGTGTCACACCAGGTGTCGCTGTGGGAGTGGGGTGTGCTGTGCTGTGCAGGGGTAGATTTGCACCATAGTGGTGCACTTTGCTAATTCATGTTGGCAACTTGCAAACAGAACTTCTAatgactttctttcaacatggctttcttcttgtcactcttCCATAACAGACAAGTTTGTGGAGAGCACGACTGATCTGTCAACAGATTTGCCTTCCTGAACTGTGAaactctgcagttcctccagagttaccatgggcctcctGGCAGCTTCTGTGATTAAGGCTCTCCTTGTCTGTCCAGGTGGACGTCTATGTCCTGGTAGGTGTGCAGGTGGTTCACCCACTCCCCATGTTCAGGTGATGGATTCAACAGAACTCTGGGAGATTGTTCCAGAATCTAACGCTGCTTTAAGCtgaaccagaactttctccctgacccgtctgctgggctcctttgtcttcatgatgctggttgttctctaatgttctctaacagacctctgaggccagaaataaaacagctgcAGTTAGACTGAGATTATATTACTAACAGCTGGACTCTGTTTATTAGGCAAACGGATTTTATTTAGGTCAGTGATGTCCAAGTGTTTTGCgtacaaaaaatatatgcaccacataaaaaaaataaaaaatcagatctatattaaaaataaattcaacaataaaacaaccaTATAATATGTAAATGAAACTAACAAAGTAATCAAATGTTTCTAGAGAGGGGATCTCTAAAATATGGTAGAgccgagagaaaaaaaaaaaaaaaaaaaaaaaaaaaggtccagcaGGTTTGCCGtagtaaaagaaaggtttatgCTGACCGTTTTCATATTGTAGTCCAAAAACGATTGTTGTGGACCAACAAGACTCTTTCTTCAAAGATTCTGGCTTTATTTAGTCAAGCTTAATAAAATGGTGTGCCCAAGTCTGCTTTGGAGTGAACACTCCTGAATGTTTGTGGTTCTATTTACattcaaataaaagcaacaatcaTGGCTAACATCTCcaaacattttgtctttaaaaaggttttaatttgttgataaaacTTTTGccataaaacatgaaaagaagGTGATCATCTGTATCATTCAGCTAGGCTGGcaggccacaaaaaaaaaaaaatcatttgagCGCCGCAAACATGCCCTCAGCTGCTCTGTGGACCCCACAGATTTATGGGTCAGATTAAAAGGGGCTGCTTACAATTGACTGATAATTATTGCTAAATACatttactttatgttggtcGGTAACATGAGGTTCCATCAAAATACATTCACAGTTGCGTTTGCAACGTGACACGATGGCAAACATTTCcagggcaaaaaaaatgttgtaagaCCATCTACAGCGGCTTTTAACGTCACCTAGTTTCAGCAGAGCACCCAGAGTGTGTCACTAGTTTACTCACATCATCACCAGCATCATATATTTCTACCTACAAGTAACAAACCGTTGGCTGGAGTAagacctgcaacaaaacaaccCTTTAAAATGAGGGAAGCCCAGAACCAACTGTGCTGGTAGTCTGCAGAACACTTATGGTGCCAGTCCTAATGCCAGGTGAAGGAACACAGCGCCCCTTCATGGGCAGAATAACACATTACAGCTGCTATGACCAGACAGGTAGAGTTGAAAACATGCAGTAATTTACCTCTGTACATATCCACCAGCGAGTCCCTCAGTTCCTTCTTGCAGCTCCATGAAAGAGAACTGGTGACTTTTTGATCTTCCAAAcctttttctctaaaaaaaaaaaacaaaaaacaaaaaaacagtcagcCACAACACAGAATGGAACACGTCACACGTTTGTTTCTAAAAACGATACTGACGTCAGACACACCTGCAGCTAAAACATTTCAACAGCCAGACGTTCGACGCACCTGACAGTGGAATCCTTTTATGGTCCACGCTGATCTCTATGACCTCCTCCAACTACATAAAACTGCTGTCAGAATCCTCTCAGATTCAACAGACTTGGAGGCAGCAAAGCATTCTGATCAAATATGGAGTTTCTGTCTCCTTAAAGCAACAGAAAGCAGCGTGGAACAAACTACAGGTCAGACCAGTTCACCTTCCAGAAAGACGGGTCACACCGACTACCTCAGCGGCTGCCAGATGAATCACTTCACTATGCAGGTCTGAACTTATGCCATACATGAGATCACATGACATTCGGTCGCATGGACCCAGCTACGTACTGGCTGTTGACTCTGGATCACAGGAAGTCAGTGTCATTAGCAGCCAGAACTTTGTTTAGGCCAGATTTCACTTAATGTCTCATTTTGTATACTCTGGCTAAAGTTCTAAAACTTTATTAGACTAAAACTTTAGAAGCAAAGTTCTAAAGTTTTAGTGTTCGGCCATTGATGTTGATGTTGCTCGTCTAAATGACTTGGATGTTTTACCTGTAGCTTGATTACAAGAATATGGATGATAAAGTAGGAATTGGTTGATTATTAGTATAAAATTGTACCCCGGTTTTACAAAGTTACGGTTTTACACAGCATCAGATTGAGCCAATggtttgaagatgttttactgAAATGCCAGAAAAAGTGCTTCAGTGATTCAGGTTTTCTTCAGTTGTATGAAGCTTAGTGCAATCCTGCCCCTCCCCAACTTGTTGCTTAGTACCACCAGCTGGCCACCTAACCCttgcttaaatcaaggagaAGTTTGGCCACATTTCCAGGTGCGAAGAAATtaaaaactagggctggacaatatagaaaaaaagcttatcgataaaatagaaatcatattgatcaatatttataattatcaaaatattgcagccctggccattttatgctgtttcttaatgacctatttttaaataaatttcaatcaattcaaactcaaacctttattcaaccaactttttaccaaaactgtaagtcttaaaaaagaaacagaactctgaaggggcggagcttagtgaaGGAACGtttctgggtctgcgtttgtgattggttgggaggattgttgtattaacctacatgatgggctagaatgcaaaaggaaggaaaactgttgctCTAACTTTTTAATGACCCCTTTTTTCTATCGTACCACACGtctatcaatcaatatatattgttaaataaattattgtccGGTCCTAATTGGAAAATAATGCAATGGAAACTAAAGGAATGCCACCTATCACTCTGATTTAGGTTGTTTTAAAGCTACTGCTGGTAAGCTGCAAGCAACAAGTCAGTTGAGCAGCTGTCTGCAGGCTCTACCTCCACTTGACCTGATCACTTAAATCAGCTTGCTACTGTTGATTTATGCAATAAAGACAAGAATGGTAAAAAGAGATCTATTTCAGCACAGGAAGCACTTCAAAATTACCCTATATAATAAGCATCTCTTAAATATTTTGCTGAAGTCTATATacccaaattaaaacaaaaaaatatgtgctATAGATAATTATATTTGTAATAACCCACCTTGCACAATATTTGCAATATTAGTGTCTATCaattgcctctttttttctaaataggAGTTCAGAAGATCAGAAATATTGGTTTATGTACCGTTACACAGTGGAACCACATATTTACTCAATGTTATCATACCGGGAGAATCCCAACAATGCCCCATGGTACAAAACAGAAATCTAAGCTTTCTCTCAAAAGGGTTCAACATCAATGACGAAGAAACACCTATGGCCATTTGAAATATAATAAGGCCAGTAATACTCAAAGTTCTTAAGCTAATATCATTAATATTATGTTCTTAACTTATCGGCACACCATTTCAAGCCCATTCAGCGCGCAAGCTGCAGCCGAgaatatgaaacaataaaaggaATACTGCATTACTTccaaatcaagttttttttaacaaaatggtTATAGTGGATAATTTAGTCATGTTCTTGCATTGAGGATCCACATGCAgcactccccctccctctccctaaCTGGCTTGGATAAACTAATTCAGAATTGGACAAAACCAGGAATGACTGAACTTCTAAGGAGCTTCTGGTAGTTTGGTCACTTAGGGATGTGCTCAGATTCAGCAAGACAACTGTGTTCATGTCacctacatgtttttaacatttttaaaatgccatttataacaaaatgttattagaggattttcacatattttaataCATATGAAATGAAAAGGTTCCTGGCATGACATGATTGGTGGCCACACGCCATTAGTGATGTTCATGATCAGTTTTCTGTCACCAGGGTGGTATTATTCTGAAAGCTGCTGGTAGATATTAAACAGAACTGCACAGAACAGATTAGATGGGATTTCTTTCCTtactccagctgctgctgcagatcaCGGATCTTCCTCTTGGCTTTCTGCAAAGCAACCTGAACATCCGCAGATCTGCTGCTGGAACTGCTAGACGCCATTACATGAAAACAGACTTCTCCATGGCAACTGCCCCACACACAAATCGTCACAGAAAAAAACTTCCGGGTCACACGGAAAGAAGCTGTGCTGTGATTGGCTCTTTCAGGAGGTTAAATATTAATGAGCTCATTGGATACCAGGCCATGTGACTCAGACACACTTATCTCGTTTGCcacgtttgtgcaggtttgccTGTAGTGAGTTCTCCCCTCCAGCCTGGTGCCCCCTTTTTTAGCCAGAATAACTCAGACTCCACTAGTCTAGAACCCAGAAGGTGTGCTCTGGCACCAAGAGGGCAGCAGCAGATCCTCTAAGCCACAGGGGTCAGACTCAAGTCCttgagggctggtgtcctgcaaacTTTAGTCTCTCTGTCAACACACCTGATTCACATAATTGGACCATCAGCAGGATTCTGTAGAACTTCgctgcatggggggggggggattcaggtgtgttggacctcAGTCACATCAAAAAGAGCGGGACACCGGCcatcgaggactggagtttccGACTCCGAAGCTAATGGAGCGAATCTTACAGAAGACAAGCAAAAATTATTTGGGAGGTTGTCTTTATTGATCATTAAACAGATACGATCTCAATCGAATACATAACGTTCTCATCACAGGTTTTGCTTCTCAATATCTTGAAGCAGTTTGTCCAGCAGTGCAGCGTCCACTCCATGTTTCATCAAAAACTGCCCATTCAGGTGGAACACTGGGATGTCCCACTTGTACTTGTCCCACCACTGCCTGTTTTCTGGGAGGCTGATGTCCACCTGCTGCAGGAGGAACTGCATGGGGCACAGAGACACAGACGCCATGTCAGCAGAAAGCCGGAGGGAAGCTGGAAAGGCTAGAGGTGAGCAACAAGCTAAGGGTATGTGCCAAGAAGGATTTGGAAACCCTGAACACTGATGTAGTGATTGGAATGGTTACTTGTACTGTTCAAACCGTATCATCCCTGTTGATCCAAGAGAACATCAAGAACTGCTGAATGAACATCTCACAACACAGAATCCACTACATAGCGTTTAGCAACAGAGCTCCACAACCGTTGGAATGGAGTACCTATATAGCCCAAATAGTCCGGGCTGATGATGGGCTAATCAGGAAGAAAAGGACtgggaaggttttttttattaaacctttatttaaccaggcaAAATACCCAATTGAGATTGAGAGCCCTTTTCCAATGGCGACCTGGCAGCAACACGTCTTAGTGGAcagacaaaacagcaaaacaaacattaaacacaaaattaCAATGGAAGAGTTAGAATCTCAGTAACAActtgaaaatgtaaaactgtAGTAAGTTAAGTTTTCTAAAAGCAGACAGTGACACATGGGTATGAAACGAGGGTGAGGTGGGAGCTGTACTTGGTCATTTTACCAGCCAGACTCTTATGTTGCGTTCAGACCAAACGCTTTTTAGTATCAAGGGCATCTGGTTTACCTGTAAAGTCTTTGGTGGACTCGCCTCAAGGAGCTTCGATACACGTTTTGAAGCTTTCCGAGCATTTCACGCTGCACGTTTGGCTTGGCGCACGTTAAGAGCCTCTAGAGCGGCCGACGCAagagttggaaaatctggaCTTTTGCAGCTGGATGCGGCgcttcaaccaatcagagagactcCGCTATGTGAGTGGGGGATTATCCgataggaaaaatattttttactcatcactgataaatgttaacatcAAGCCTCCTGAATGATGCCCACTAACctgagacagatggacagatgcTCTTGAGCTGAAATGAGGCGCCTGTAGATGTCCTGGCTGGAAATGAGGCACCGATGCCGGTCAGCAGGTTGTCAAACTGGGCTCAGGGGGACAGGTAAATAGCGCTGAAAGCAACCCTTGTTGGCACGCAGCTCCTGGTGAAACTCACCAAACTCAAAATGCCTCTGAATTATTTGTGAATTCAGACACGCTGCAGATTATATTATTCAGTAACTAAAGCCAAGCCACTCTCTCGATTTCATACGCAGTTTTCCAAAGAGTCCGGCAGAAGAAAAGAACAGGGTAGCTCCTCCCAATGGGCGCCACTTTGCCAGGCTCTATGCCGTGCGTCTGACTTTTACCTGCTGAAGCGTCCAAGCTGAGGTATTCGATGCCTTTTTGACACTCAAAAGGCGTTTGGTCTGAACACATGACGGATACATGAGGATATCATCCGCTCAATGATGAAAAAAGGTGAAGCTGATAGAAATAACAGGCTGATCTGGGTATGATTTGTTCAGAGACCAGAGAGCTGCCCTGCAGGCTGCATCAGGGACCCTGAAGGCTGTTTTACTCCTGAGACAGCATCACCTTACAGTCCTTCAATGGTAGATCACCTGTCCACACTCCATGAAAGGTCTATGGACAGTCTGTGTAAAGCTAAGGTCCAACAATGGTCCCACAGGTCCAAACAGAAAGCGTGGACTCAGAGATCGAATGACCAAGTGCTGCTCTGTTGGGTTTTTAGAGCTGGTATCAAGAGCTGGCCTGTCTAACTCTAAGAAAGGATGCAATAGATACAGAACTATGTTGTGTACTGAATCATGACTTGTATCCAGGCCTGACTGGCGGCCACTCCCTACTGATTTGGGACCATTAGTGTGAAAGTAGCACCAGTTCTGTTAATCTGATCCAATAGCCAGTGAAACAACGTCACAGTACCTAACCGCACATGCAGTTTTCTCTTTTCTAAGTGAATTAGAAATGTTTCATAGCTCTTTGAAACACACAAAGTCCAGGCTGGAACAAGGAGCACTCGCCCATGTAAGTATTAATAAATAGAACAACCGAATGATGGCGAGTCCATTCGGTGCAAACATCCTACTGTTGCTGCAGAGTGCAAGACGCTGACCTGAACAACACACACTGAGGGGAACCGAGTAGCTGGACCACCGAGTCAGTCCCCAggctccagcaggacttggcagcTAAAGAACCCAAATGATCCTAGAGTCTAAGTTCTACTGAGAGAAGCAGGTGTTGGTCCAGGACTTGGAGCCAGAAATAGCCAATGAAAACACATGTTGCATTCAGGTACTGGTCTGGCAGAGAGGAATAAAACGTTTCTGTCTTCAATGGGGATGGCTTCTGCTGCGTCCGAGCCAGCCTCAGCGCCAACAAGCTGTACCaaggtttttaaaaagcctCAAAGCACTCACATTTTCCATTCCAACAGTCCTAGGGTTTAAAACTACCGCATTTtaagactataaggcgcaccagattataaggcacattacatattcttcccgtgtgtaatatcactccgcccctctggaagggtgaccagacgtccccagggtcagtccccgttttggatgacctgtcctcgatttcagtgtatcatgatggagtaaatcAAATCTGGTTACCCTACACCGCTCTCTCCTGAAAGGGAGAACTATCCGCTCCGTCCAGAGAACAGAGTAGTGGGACTACActtccctgtttctaacataagggcaaaataaatgtaacttttatattgaattaatttactaggtttattgttgctagcgcgttcTCCGGGGTGCAGgc from the Fundulus heteroclitus isolate FHET01 unplaced genomic scaffold, MU-UCD_Fhet_4.1 scaffold_425, whole genome shotgun sequence genome contains:
- the LOC105938112 gene encoding glutaredoxin-like protein C5orf63 homolog, with protein sequence MFVHRTLCGRPALQLSRMFSAKSLPILTLFTKDPCPLCDEAKELLQPFKHRFLLQQVDISLPENRQWWDKYKWDIPVFHLNGQFLMKHGVDAALLDKLLQDIEKQNL